The proteins below are encoded in one region of Streptomyces roseirectus:
- a CDS encoding non-ribosomal peptide synthetase yields MTQPEILPVTPLQEGLLFHALYERERDAPDVYVVQLVFDLEGPLDAALLRTCAQSLLDRHPALRAAFRRRRAGQPVQVIPHRAALPWTETDLTCTDTDTDKAWTDLLDRDRDQGFDPATPPLLRCTLARTGDQRHRLLITHHHVLLDGWSVSVLLRELLALYSAGDSPAALAPAPRYRTFLDWLDRQDRTASEAAWRQALEGVTEPTLLAPDAPPGAGQLRQARVELTEETGAALAARTRALGVTLNTFVQSAWAILLGRLTGRDDVVFGATVSGRPAELPGVEGMVGLFINTVPTRVKLRPADSVTRLLHEVRDGYVGLLDHHHVGLAEIQRAAGVPELFDTLVVFENYPTDPAAPTGDLRLAGTGGRDATHYPVTLVALPGTRPRFRLAYRPDLFTAEWAENTLAQLARILEDMAADPAALQAHLAPPPFPAPPHLPPPGTRTLTDLWSAQAAATPDAEAVLDGTRSLTYAELDARAEELARRLKSVGAGPEQVVGIALPRTADLVVAVLAVLKSGAAYLPLDPAYPADRLAYIVDDARPVVVLATTETAGALPEGTRTLDPGERGSDDHTGHRRHRTSSPSPAHPQRPTPASLAYITYTSGSTGRPKGVLATHGNAAEFVEWTHTEFGAPQLSKVLFATSLNFDVSVFEIFAPLTCGGRIEIVENLLALTDGTPRDAGLISGVPTVLASVLPERPAVRPHTIALGGEPITARLRADIEAAFPGVRLVNFYGPTEATVYATAWRSDTDPVDGPPPLGRALARNHVHLLDHALRPVPDGAVGEVYIAGGGPARGYLGRPALTAGRFVADPFGAPGERLYRTGDLATYGPDGHLRFLGRADHQVKVRGFRVELGEIEAALTTHQDVAEAAVTARQDPRGEARLIAYVVADHALAPDTLRDHLARTLPAHMIPATYVPVAALPRTASGKLDRAALPEPDAAALTEKTAPRTPAERTLRALFADVLGVEEHQVGVHDSFFDLGGHSLLAPRLTARIRAELGTETTLRTLFDTPTIAALARHDTPANGGTAPLGPLLPLRTEGDRPPLFCLPPGSGLAWGFAGLARHLPQGRPLYALQSRGLLPDESPAATLAEAVAEHIARIREVQPHGPYHLLGYSMGGLVAHEIAATLQQAGEQVELLALLDAFPGSWIRQGPPSSDRPALLRGLLTILGRPTPAPGDEPLTDARFAELLRRVPDMPGGLDDAELAALITVAANNRLLLGEFTATRFDGDLLLFSAAADPHAVPGRHADWQPHVTGRVEHHDVPCAHGEMTSPAALARIGPVLAARLAK; encoded by the coding sequence GCACCGGACGTGTACGTCGTCCAATTGGTCTTCGACCTCGAAGGCCCCCTGGACGCCGCCCTCTTGCGCACCTGCGCGCAGTCCCTCCTGGACCGTCACCCCGCCCTGCGGGCCGCGTTCCGGCGCCGCCGGGCCGGTCAGCCCGTCCAGGTGATCCCCCACCGGGCGGCCCTCCCCTGGACCGAGACCGACCTGACCTGCACGGACACCGACACCGACAAGGCATGGACGGACCTCCTGGACCGCGACCGCGACCAGGGCTTCGACCCCGCCACCCCGCCCCTCCTGCGCTGCACCCTGGCCCGCACGGGCGACCAGCGGCACCGCCTCCTGATCACCCACCACCACGTCCTCCTCGACGGCTGGTCGGTCTCCGTCCTCCTGCGGGAACTCCTCGCCCTGTACTCCGCCGGAGACTCCCCCGCCGCCCTCGCCCCCGCGCCCCGGTACCGCACGTTCCTCGACTGGCTGGACCGCCAGGACCGCACCGCCTCCGAGGCGGCCTGGCGCCAGGCGCTGGAAGGCGTCACCGAACCGACGCTCCTGGCCCCGGACGCCCCGCCCGGTGCGGGTCAACTGCGGCAGGCCCGCGTCGAGTTGACGGAGGAGACCGGCGCCGCGCTCGCCGCCCGGACGCGCGCGCTCGGCGTCACCCTCAACACGTTCGTGCAGTCCGCGTGGGCGATCCTGCTCGGCCGGCTGACCGGCCGCGACGACGTGGTGTTCGGCGCGACCGTCTCGGGCCGCCCGGCCGAACTCCCGGGCGTGGAGGGCATGGTGGGCCTGTTCATCAACACCGTCCCGACCCGGGTGAAGCTGCGCCCCGCCGACTCGGTGACCCGCCTGCTGCACGAGGTGCGTGACGGGTACGTCGGCCTCCTGGACCACCACCACGTGGGCCTGGCGGAGATCCAACGGGCGGCGGGCGTCCCGGAGTTGTTCGACACGCTGGTGGTCTTCGAGAACTACCCGACCGACCCGGCGGCCCCGACCGGCGACCTGCGCCTTGCCGGTACCGGCGGCCGGGACGCCACCCACTACCCCGTGACCCTGGTCGCCCTCCCCGGCACCCGCCCGCGCTTCCGGCTCGCCTACCGCCCCGACCTGTTCACCGCCGAGTGGGCCGAGAACACCCTCGCCCAACTGGCCCGCATCCTGGAGGACATGGCCGCCGACCCGGCCGCCCTCCAGGCACACCTCGCACCGCCCCCGTTCCCCGCGCCGCCCCACCTCCCGCCTCCCGGCACGCGCACGCTCACCGACCTGTGGTCCGCCCAGGCCGCGGCGACCCCCGACGCCGAGGCCGTCCTCGACGGCACCCGCAGCCTGACGTACGCCGAACTCGACGCCCGCGCCGAGGAGTTGGCGCGGCGCCTGAAGTCCGTCGGCGCGGGCCCGGAGCAGGTCGTCGGCATCGCGCTGCCGCGTACGGCGGACCTCGTCGTCGCCGTGCTCGCGGTGCTCAAGTCGGGTGCGGCGTACCTGCCGTTGGACCCGGCCTACCCGGCGGACCGGCTCGCGTACATCGTCGACGACGCGCGCCCGGTCGTCGTGCTGGCGACCACCGAGACGGCCGGGGCGCTGCCGGAGGGGACGCGGACGCTGGATCCGGGCGAGCGGGGATCTGATGATCACACCGGACACCGCCGGCACCGCACCTCCAGCCCCAGCCCCGCTCACCCCCAACGCCCCACCCCCGCCTCCCTCGCCTACATCACCTACACCTCCGGCTCCACCGGCCGCCCCAAGGGCGTCCTCGCCACCCACGGCAACGCCGCCGAGTTCGTCGAATGGACCCACACCGAGTTCGGCGCCCCGCAGCTCTCGAAGGTCCTCTTCGCCACCTCCCTCAACTTCGACGTCTCGGTCTTCGAGATCTTCGCCCCCCTGACCTGCGGCGGCCGCATAGAGATCGTCGAGAACCTGCTGGCCCTCACCGACGGCACCCCCCGCGACGCGGGTCTGATCAGCGGCGTCCCCACGGTCCTCGCGAGCGTCCTGCCCGAGCGCCCCGCCGTCCGCCCACACACGATCGCCCTCGGTGGCGAGCCGATCACCGCGCGGCTGCGGGCCGACATCGAGGCCGCTTTCCCGGGCGTCCGCCTGGTCAACTTCTACGGTCCGACCGAGGCGACGGTGTACGCCACCGCGTGGCGCTCCGACACGGACCCGGTCGACGGCCCCCCGCCCCTGGGCCGCGCCCTCGCCCGCAACCACGTCCACCTCCTCGACCACGCCCTGCGGCCCGTCCCGGACGGCGCGGTCGGCGAGGTCTACATCGCGGGCGGCGGCCCGGCACGCGGCTACCTCGGCCGCCCCGCGCTGACGGCCGGGCGTTTCGTCGCCGACCCGTTCGGCGCCCCCGGCGAACGCCTGTACCGCACGGGCGACTTGGCGACGTACGGCCCCGACGGACACCTCCGTTTCCTGGGCCGCGCCGACCACCAGGTCAAGGTGCGCGGCTTCCGCGTCGAACTCGGCGAGATCGAGGCTGCCCTGACGACCCATCAGGACGTCGCCGAGGCGGCGGTGACGGCGCGTCAGGATCCCCGGGGCGAGGCCCGCCTGATCGCGTACGTCGTCGCCGATCATGCCCTCGCGCCCGACACCCTCCGCGACCACCTCGCCCGCACGCTCCCCGCGCACATGATCCCGGCGACGTACGTCCCCGTCGCCGCTCTCCCCCGCACCGCCAGCGGCAAGCTGGACCGCGCGGCCCTCCCGGAGCCGGACGCGGCGGCCCTCACCGAGAAGACGGCGCCCCGCACCCCGGCCGAGCGCACCCTGCGCGCCCTCTTCGCCGATGTCCTCGGCGTCGAAGAGCACCAGGTCGGCGTCCACGACAGCTTCTTCGACCTCGGCGGCCACTCGCTCCTCGCCCCGCGCCTCACGGCCCGCATCCGCGCGGAACTCGGCACCGAGACCACCTTGCGCACCCTCTTCGACACCCCGACGATCGCGGCCCTGGCCCGCCACGACACCCCCGCGAACGGCGGCACGGCGCCCCTCGGCCCGCTGCTGCCCCTGCGCACCGAGGGCGACCGCCCGCCCCTGTTCTGCCTGCCGCCCGGCTCCGGCCTGGCCTGGGGCTTCGCCGGCCTCGCCCGGCACCTCCCCCAGGGCCGCCCGCTGTACGCCCTCCAGTCCCGCGGCCTGCTCCCGGACGAGTCCCCGGCCGCCACCCTCGCCGAAGCGGTCGCCGAGCACATCGCGCGCATCCGCGAGGTCCAGCCGCACGGCCCGTACCACCTCCTCGGCTACTCGATGGGCGGACTGGTCGCGCACGAGATCGCCGCCACGCTCCAACAGGCCGGGGAACAGGTCGAGTTGCTGGCGCTCCTCGACGCCTTCCCCGGCTCCTGGATCCGGCAGGGCCCGCCGTCCTCCGACCGCCCGGCGCTCCTGCGCGGCCTCCTCACGATCCTCGGCCGCCCGACCCCGGCCCCCGGCGACGAGCCGCTGACGGACGCCCGTTTCGCCGAACTCCTGCGCCGCGTACCGGACATGCCCGGCGGCCTCGACGACGCCGAACTCGCCGCGCTGATCACCGTGGCCGCCAACAACCGGCTGCTGCTGGGCGAGTTCACGGCCACCCGGTTCGACGGCGACCTGCTCCTGTTCAGCGCCGCCGCCGACCCGCACGCGGTCCCCGGCCGGCACGCCGACTGGCAGCCGCACGTCACCGGCCGCGTCGAACACCACGACGTCCCGTGCGCGCACGGGGAGATGACCAGCCCGGCGGCGCTGGCCCGGATCGGCCCGGTGCTGGCCGCCCGCCTCGCCAAATAA
- a CDS encoding MbtH family protein produces the protein MTTNPFDDDTIEHLVLVNDEGQHSLWPAFAEVPAGWQVVHGRASRQSCLEYVEAHWTDMRPKSLVEAMGE, from the coding sequence ATGACCACCAACCCCTTCGACGACGACACCATCGAGCACCTGGTGCTCGTCAACGACGAGGGCCAGCACTCCCTGTGGCCCGCGTTCGCCGAGGTCCCGGCCGGCTGGCAGGTCGTCCACGGCAGGGCGAGCCGCCAGTCGTGCCTGGAGTACGTGGAGGCGCACTGGACCGACATGCGCCCCAAGAGCCTCGTCGAGGCCATGGGCGAGTGA
- a CDS encoding thioesterase II family protein, whose product MTDTTKLVCLPFAGAGASFYRPWTALAGAELEIVALQLPGRERMIDDEPYRDAHRAVDGLTAQLGGTKGRLALFGHSLGAVLAFELAHRLSAAPGVEVAHLFVSGSPAPDRGREGRATGLSDDEFLARVGEFAGYHHPAFDDPEMRELLLPTLRADVEMHESYTPSTALPLDVPITVLRGADDELVSAEDAEAWSKVAGLTCEYVEVPGGHMYLTDAAPELLRLVTSAVR is encoded by the coding sequence ATGACTGACACGACCAAGCTGGTGTGCCTGCCGTTCGCGGGCGCGGGCGCCTCCTTCTACCGCCCCTGGACGGCCCTGGCCGGTGCCGAGTTGGAGATCGTCGCCCTCCAACTGCCGGGCCGGGAACGGATGATCGACGACGAGCCGTACCGGGACGCGCACCGGGCCGTCGACGGGCTCACCGCCCAACTCGGCGGCACGAAAGGCCGGTTGGCCCTCTTCGGGCACAGCCTCGGCGCGGTGCTCGCCTTCGAGCTGGCCCACCGCCTGTCCGCCGCGCCCGGCGTCGAGGTGGCGCACCTGTTCGTCAGCGGCTCCCCGGCCCCCGACCGGGGCCGCGAGGGCCGGGCCACCGGCCTCTCGGACGACGAGTTCCTGGCCCGCGTCGGCGAGTTCGCCGGCTACCACCACCCCGCCTTCGACGACCCGGAGATGCGGGAGCTGCTGCTGCCGACGCTGCGGGCCGACGTCGAGATGCACGAGAGCTACACGCCGTCGACCGCGCTCCCGCTGGACGTGCCGATCACGGTCCTGCGCGGCGCGGACGACGAGCTGGTGTCCGCCGAGGACGCCGAGGCGTGGAGCAAGGTCGCGGGCCTGACCTGCGAGTACGTCGAGGTGCCCGGCGGTCACATGTACCTCACCGACGCGGCCCCGGAGCTGCTGCGGCTCGTCACGTCGGCCGTGCGGTGA
- a CDS encoding SDR family oxidoreductase, producing MRLDGKVVLVTGAARGLGRATAVACAAEGADLVLLDLCADLPGVPYPLGTRGQLEHTAELCRAAGAAVLTQVTDIRDLLAVREAVTLAGDRFGRIDVVVNNAGIAAPSGKPVHEIDEDEWALMIDVDLSGAWRVIREVGKAMGARRAGSIVNVASTAGLVGYRHFAGYVAAKHAVVGLTKAAALDLAPLKVRVNAVCPGSVRDDARVEGRMLAEIARALDVPVHEHEKTFTEAQPMNALIEPEDVAAAVVFLASDESRQITGSVLTVDGGFSAR from the coding sequence ATGCGGCTGGACGGCAAGGTGGTGCTGGTGACCGGCGCCGCGCGGGGGCTCGGGCGGGCGACCGCGGTGGCGTGTGCCGCCGAGGGCGCCGATCTGGTGCTGCTCGACCTGTGCGCGGATCTGCCCGGGGTGCCGTATCCGCTGGGCACGCGGGGGCAGTTGGAGCACACGGCGGAGCTGTGCCGAGCAGCGGGGGCGGCCGTGCTGACCCAGGTGACCGATATCCGGGACCTGTTGGCCGTCCGTGAGGCGGTGACGCTCGCCGGGGACCGGTTCGGGCGGATCGACGTCGTCGTCAACAACGCGGGGATCGCGGCGCCTTCGGGCAAGCCGGTGCACGAGATCGACGAGGACGAGTGGGCGTTGATGATCGACGTCGACCTGTCCGGGGCCTGGCGGGTGATCCGCGAGGTCGGCAAGGCGATGGGCGCGCGCCGCGCGGGGAGCATCGTCAACGTCGCCTCGACGGCCGGGCTCGTGGGGTACCGGCACTTCGCCGGGTACGTCGCCGCGAAGCACGCCGTGGTGGGGCTGACGAAGGCCGCCGCGCTGGATCTCGCGCCGCTCAAGGTCCGGGTCAACGCGGTCTGTCCGGGCTCGGTGCGCGACGACGCCCGGGTCGAGGGGCGGATGCTCGCGGAGATCGCGCGGGCGCTGGACGTGCCGGTGCACGAGCACGAGAAGACGTTCACCGAGGCGCAGCCCATGAACGCGCTGATCGAACCGGAGGACGTCGCGGCGGCGGTCGTCTTCCTCGCCTCGGACGAGTCCCGGCAGATCACCGGGTCCGTCCTGACCGTGGACGGCGGCTTCAGCGCCCGCTGA
- a CDS encoding non-ribosomal peptide synthetase, with product MSVAARCHALRIPSPSSDEGAWVEDVPVPAGHPVAARRREVELARACEAPRRVLLRYTDGARDLIVVAPREAATGAAPEFPSPPAWGLGDPTATAAPVTVPLDAPGDEASWLAALAVTLRRYDPGTEPVVGTDHGVFTVTEEKPEEAEGPVLAGLLFADADLPPGTEYVPCLAPPFPLTFSVFRAPDGGWLLRADHLPGHVSPEIAAQFTRHLAHVHRQMRDQLPWDEIELLDDTERDRVLALGRPRRTMTSEPVSLPEAFARVAAATPDQEAVTDGETRLTYRQLDEQSTDLARALVDRGVTPGDRVGVCLDRAAELVVTLLAVLKAGAAYVPLDPAYPRDRIVHTARDAGLALTVTRGAEFLPTDRCAPDEQGTGPLPEVSADAPAYVIYTSGSTGRPKGVVVPHRNVVALVDATRDEYGLGAEDVWTWFHSAAFDFSVWEIWGCLLTGGRLVVVPYFVSREPDAFRDLLVAEKVTVVSQTPSAFAQLIDAERGETGVRLVVLGGEPLDARLLLRWFDRHHACRTVNMFGITETTVHVTEQTLTRALALAGTRSVGSALPGWEVTVRDGSGRLLPPGPAGEIWVGGAGVALGYLGQPELTASRFVPDPASGGTLYRSGDLGRLRPDGSLEHLGRIDSQVKIRGFRIELDEIRAVLLENPAVRSAAVAVRRTDPEDPATARIDAYVVLAPGAGSATIREQAATTLPDHMLPATVTALPALPLTANGKLDTSRLPEPATITPTPVTQASDDTLTADTLTATLAGIWSEVLGVPVSVDDDFFELGGNSLSAVRIGAALRARGLPSVRLRELYRNPTVRGMAATLESS from the coding sequence GTGTCTGTCGCCGCGCGCTGTCATGCCCTGCGGATCCCGTCGCCGTCCTCGGACGAGGGCGCCTGGGTGGAGGACGTCCCTGTTCCGGCCGGTCACCCGGTCGCCGCGCGCCGCCGGGAGGTCGAGCTGGCGCGGGCCTGCGAGGCGCCGCGCAGGGTGCTGTTGCGGTACACGGACGGGGCGCGCGATCTGATCGTCGTCGCGCCGCGCGAAGCGGCCACGGGCGCGGCGCCCGAGTTCCCGTCACCGCCCGCCTGGGGCCTGGGCGATCCCACGGCGACCGCCGCCCCGGTGACCGTCCCCCTCGACGCCCCCGGCGACGAGGCGAGCTGGCTCGCCGCCCTCGCCGTCACCCTGCGCCGCTACGACCCCGGCACCGAGCCGGTCGTCGGCACGGACCACGGCGTGTTCACCGTCACCGAGGAGAAGCCGGAAGAGGCCGAAGGGCCGGTTCTCGCGGGCCTGTTGTTCGCGGACGCCGACCTCCCGCCCGGCACGGAGTACGTCCCGTGCCTGGCCCCGCCGTTCCCGCTGACGTTCTCCGTCTTCCGTGCCCCGGACGGCGGTTGGCTCCTGCGTGCCGACCATCTCCCCGGTCACGTCTCCCCGGAGATCGCCGCCCAGTTCACCCGCCACCTCGCCCACGTCCACCGCCAGATGCGGGACCAACTCCCGTGGGACGAGATCGAGTTGCTGGACGACACGGAGCGGGACCGGGTGCTGGCGCTCGGTCGTCCCCGGCGCACGATGACGAGTGAACCGGTGAGCCTGCCCGAGGCGTTCGCCCGCGTCGCGGCGGCGACCCCGGACCAGGAGGCGGTGACCGACGGCGAAACGCGCCTGACGTACCGTCAACTCGATGAGCAATCCACCGACTTGGCCCGAGCCCTGGTGGACCGTGGCGTCACCCCCGGCGACCGCGTCGGCGTCTGCCTCGACCGCGCCGCCGAACTCGTCGTCACCCTCCTCGCGGTGCTGAAGGCGGGCGCGGCCTACGTGCCCCTCGACCCCGCCTACCCGCGCGACCGGATCGTCCACACCGCGCGGGACGCGGGGCTGGCCCTGACCGTCACCCGTGGCGCGGAGTTCCTGCCCACGGACCGCTGCGCGCCCGACGAGCAGGGCACGGGCCCTCTCCCCGAGGTCTCCGCCGACGCCCCCGCGTACGTCATCTACACCTCCGGCTCGACCGGCCGCCCCAAGGGTGTCGTCGTCCCGCACCGCAACGTGGTCGCCCTCGTCGACGCGACCCGCGACGAGTACGGGCTCGGGGCCGAGGACGTGTGGACGTGGTTCCACTCCGCCGCGTTCGACTTCTCCGTCTGGGAGATCTGGGGCTGTCTGCTGACCGGCGGGCGCCTGGTCGTCGTGCCGTACTTCGTGTCGCGCGAGCCGGACGCCTTCCGTGACCTGCTGGTGGCGGAGAAGGTCACCGTGGTGAGCCAGACCCCGTCCGCGTTCGCGCAGTTGATCGACGCCGAGCGGGGCGAGACCGGCGTCCGGCTGGTCGTCCTCGGCGGGGAACCGCTGGACGCGCGGCTGCTGTTGCGCTGGTTCGACCGGCATCACGCGTGCCGGACGGTGAACATGTTCGGCATCACCGAGACGACCGTCCACGTCACCGAGCAGACCCTCACCCGTGCCCTCGCTCTCGCCGGGACGCGGTCGGTGGGGTCCGCGCTGCCGGGCTGGGAGGTGACCGTGCGGGACGGGTCGGGCCGGCTGCTGCCGCCGGGTCCGGCGGGCGAGATCTGGGTGGGCGGGGCCGGTGTCGCGCTGGGCTACCTGGGCCAACCGGAGCTGACGGCGAGCCGGTTCGTGCCGGATCCGGCGTCCGGCGGCACCCTGTACCGCAGCGGCGACCTCGGGCGGCTGCGTCCCGACGGGAGCCTCGAACACCTCGGCCGTATCGACAGTCAGGTCAAGATCCGGGGGTTCCGTATCGAACTCGACGAGATCCGGGCGGTGTTGCTGGAGAACCCGGCGGTGCGCTCGGCGGCCGTCGCGGTCCGCCGCACCGACCCCGAGGACCCGGCGACGGCCCGCATCGACGCGTACGTGGTCCTCGCGCCCGGCGCCGGATCCGCCACGATCCGCGAGCAGGCGGCCACGACGCTCCCCGACCACATGCTCCCGGCGACGGTGACCGCGCTGCCCGCGCTGCCCCTGACGGCGAACGGCAAGCTGGACACGTCCCGCCTCCCGGAACCGGCCACGATCACGCCAACTCCCGTGACGCAGGCGTCCGATGACACTCTCACCGCTGACACTCTCACCGCGACCCTCGCCGGTATCTGGTCCGAGGTCCTGGGCGTCCCCGTCTCCGTCGACGACGACTTCTTCGAGCTCGGCGGCAACTCCCTGTCCGCCGTGCGTATCGGCGCCGCGCTGCGTGCGCGGGGGCTGCCGTCCGTCCGGCTGAGGGAGCTGTACCGCAATCCGACGGTGCGGGGCATGGCGGCGACTCTGGAGTCTTCCTGA
- a CDS encoding RNA polymerase sigma factor, producing the protein MNHAAPADDELARGVVAGDEACLAAAYDRWSAQVHAVARRSLGDPKEAEDVTQLVFLGVWRGRHGYRPQLGTFPGWIMGIARHRIADAHAARTRRTPPPGLAAPAGPPGPEAVLDRLLVRAELARLPPDQRRVLDLAYYEGLSQRQIAERTGWPLGTVKSHTRRGLRRLRHGLGGA; encoded by the coding sequence ATGAACCACGCCGCGCCGGCGGACGACGAACTGGCCCGAGGCGTCGTCGCGGGCGACGAGGCGTGCCTCGCCGCCGCCTACGACCGCTGGTCCGCGCAGGTCCACGCCGTCGCCCGGCGCTCCCTGGGCGACCCGAAGGAGGCCGAGGACGTCACCCAGCTGGTCTTCCTCGGCGTCTGGCGCGGCCGGCACGGCTACCGGCCCCAGCTCGGCACGTTCCCCGGCTGGATCATGGGCATCGCCCGTCACCGCATCGCCGACGCGCACGCCGCCCGGACCCGGCGCACCCCGCCGCCCGGCCTCGCGGCGCCTGCCGGTCCTCCGGGCCCCGAGGCGGTCCTCGACCGGCTCCTCGTCCGCGCCGAACTCGCCCGGCTCCCCCCGGACCAGCGCCGGGTGCTGGACCTCGCCTACTACGAGGGCCTCAGCCAGCGGCAGATCGCCGAGCGCACGGGGTGGCCGCTGGGCACCGTCAAGAGCCACACCCGGCGGGGGCTGCGCCGACTGCGGCACGGGCTCGGCGGGGCCTGA
- a CDS encoding MerR family transcriptional regulator has protein sequence MDKDPGVTTGTLARRLGVAPTTLRSWDRRYGIGPAARAAGRHRRWSPGDVAVLEAMCRLTASGVPPAEAARAALAGPLPSDARTAPEPAAPDVLPLGDVRQECRGLARAAVRLDAPAVARRLTAAVESYGVVAAWEEVMAPVLHAVGRAWASSGEDYVAVEHLLSWHVSSALRRTGAPVAGPGPVLLACVPGEQHTLALEALHAALTERGVPARMFGAAVPEPALTAAVDRLGPSAVVLWAQSRATADPATARRVADARWGVRGARRGPSVVLGGPGWLGRVGAGMVWPGGLREALGVIRGPGRG, from the coding sequence ATGGACAAGGACCCCGGCGTCACCACCGGCACCCTGGCCCGCCGTCTCGGCGTGGCCCCCACCACCCTGCGGTCCTGGGACCGCCGGTACGGCATCGGGCCGGCCGCCCGCGCCGCCGGCCGGCACCGCCGCTGGTCCCCCGGGGACGTCGCCGTCCTGGAGGCGATGTGCCGGCTCACGGCGTCGGGTGTGCCCCCGGCGGAGGCGGCCCGCGCAGCCCTCGCCGGGCCGCTCCCCTCCGACGCCCGCACCGCCCCCGAACCGGCGGCGCCCGATGTCCTCCCCCTCGGCGACGTCCGTCAGGAGTGCCGGGGCCTCGCCCGCGCCGCTGTCCGGCTCGACGCGCCCGCCGTGGCACGGCGGTTGACGGCGGCCGTCGAGTCGTACGGCGTGGTCGCGGCCTGGGAGGAGGTGATGGCGCCGGTGCTGCACGCGGTGGGCCGCGCGTGGGCGTCGTCCGGGGAGGACTACGTGGCGGTGGAGCACCTGCTGTCCTGGCACGTGTCGTCCGCCCTGCGCCGGACCGGCGCCCCCGTGGCCGGGCCGGGCCCCGTGCTGCTGGCGTGTGTGCCGGGCGAGCAGCACACCCTGGCGCTGGAGGCGTTGCACGCCGCGTTGACCGAACGGGGCGTGCCGGCGCGGATGTTCGGGGCGGCCGTGCCCGAACCGGCGCTGACGGCCGCGGTGGACCGGCTCGGCCCGTCGGCGGTCGTCCTGTGGGCGCAGTCCCGTGCCACGGCGGACCCGGCGACGGCCCGGCGGGTGGCGGACGCGCGGTGGGGTGTGCGGGGTGCGCGGCGGGGTCCTTCGGTGGTGCTGGGCGGGCCGGGGTGGCTGGGGCGGGTGGGGGCGGGGATGGTGTGGCCCGGTGGTCTGCGGGAGGCGCTGGGGGTCATCCGAGGCCCCGGGCGCGGGTGA